DNA from Dehalococcoidia bacterium:
GAAGTGTCACAAAAGGTAGGACGCCTGCCCGATGCTACACCGGGCCGATTCTTGCACCGTCACAGAAGAAATCTTCTATGACATCTGATAATTGTGTTACCAAATCCTCAAAGTCCGGCATATTTGACCTCTCCTAAACCAGCATATGTCACTAGTGTCATGTCACGTAATGATTGATGGATAAAGCCGTCTCAATTTTACCCTGGCGTCGTCTATGGTAAAATGCCAATTAATCTTGGCATTTAGATTGTTTCTGCTCTTGCACCATGCCTCGACTTCTTTCGTTACCGTGGAGATGTGATCAA
Protein-coding regions in this window:
- a CDS encoding IS630 family transposase, whose amino-acid sequence is DHISTVTKEVEAWCKSRNNLNAKINWHFTIDDARVKLRRLYPSIIT